The following are encoded together in the Salvia hispanica cultivar TCC Black 2014 chromosome 6, UniMelb_Shisp_WGS_1.0, whole genome shotgun sequence genome:
- the LOC125194160 gene encoding uncharacterized protein LOC125194160 isoform X2, whose amino-acid sequence MHSDEQHRVEHLQTGHVPWSPLDLATEARILVWRGIGYSVASWQPCYIVLSGLHLYVLESESSQSYQRCTSMAGKQVCDVPPTNVGGSLFCIAVSSRGMDIQKALESSGALIIEFPNEEEKSTWLRELVQSTYRASAILDGLRDGLVDFAESRASSDKAADLVLNGSVVETKLSVYGKFGEEEYERVQEKLILELLAGGGKVHVSICASDLTLKVKLNSLKIMDELQSSLYGHSQYFACSVNIHQHPSSNPNLEQLGKDMLAAGVEEDDILNDADDDFNDALSDFMISHDNVDTIVHEMDSPSLNFVANDVFYEALGSDDSDFVSVTFLRRSPGSPDYDGVDTQMSVEMAKLEFYCNRPTLVSLMDFGVDMSSINSGASTADIKNPSDDPLGEKDKGEEYEHAPSIKGLLGYGKGRVVFHLNMNVDSVTMFLNKEDGSQLAMFVQENFLLDFKVHPSSLSIEGTLGNLRVCDLSLGPDHWWGWLCDLRNQEAESLVQFSFTSFTVGDDDYEGYDFSLSGRISAVRIVFLYRFVQEITAYLMELAPPRPEEAIKLVDKVAGIEWLIQKYEVDGAAAIKFNLLLDNPIILVPRNSLTRDFIQLDLGLLRIKNTATWHGCPEKDPSAVHLDVLDAEVLGINMAVGIDGSIGKQMIREGREVHLFVRRSLRDVFRKVPTFGLEVKVGSLHAVMSDKEYTVILNCALMNMSEQPNLPPGFRNSNSSAKDTIKLLADKVNMNSQVLLSRTVTVMTVEMDYLLLELCYGVDKESPLAHVILEGLWVSYRMTSLSEADLYVTLPRFSILDIRPNTKAEMRLMLGSCSDVTKQMSPEQNVDLPNSTMFLMDGRWRVSSQSFVVRVQQPRVLVVPDFLLAVCEFFVPALGTITGRDEMMDPKNDPISKKNNIVLSAPLYKQTEDVVQLSPSRQLVVDSVGIDEYTYDGCGKTIRLASGKEESESQFFIHRPIIIIGRGKHLKFTNVKFENGLLLGRYTYMGNDSSYSVSAEDEVDISYLDDNSLDKNRQDSSNLEESSQISHTSGTIQSESSAMPSLSFEAQVVSPEFTFYDSSKSFLDDSSHGEKLLRAKTDVSFMFASKEDDKWIRCVVKDLTVEAGSGLVVLDPVDVSAGYTSVKDKINTSIACTDIYVHLSLGVISLLLNLQNQASAALQFGNTDPLAPCTNFDRIWSSPTDNGCLSNLTFWRPRAPSNYVILGDCVTSRPSPPSQSVLAVSNAYDRVRKPLGFKLVASFSSIQGQQTGEVPSDIDNDCSLWLPISPPGYLALGCVAHVGSQPPPNHIVHCVRSDLVTSTTAFECLLNSPANHIFESGFSIWRLDNCLGSFYSHPSTVCPSKDFCFDLNYLLLCNSSQRQSSSNESLLDFNSKKESSHQSSNHSETSSGWDVIRSVSKPSACYISTPNFERIWWDRGGDIRRPFSIWRPVPRPGYTMLGDCITEGLEPPPLGIIFKVGDPDISAKPLHFTKVAYIGKRGPEEVFIWYPVAPAGYVSVGCLVTLHDEAPSLESVCCPIIDLVSQANIPEAPLSKSSSSKAPNCWSIWKVENHACTFLARADFKKPNTTLAFAIGDQIQPKIRDNVNAEMKIRYFSLTILDSFCGMMTPLFDATITNIRLVIQGGLDAMSACLVSNLAASTFNVHLEAWEPFVEPFEGIFKLETCETNLIQPIRIAKKLRVSAASILNVNLSAANVDTLAQATASWRKQREFEEKAMRLYEEAAGPDESVKKSSQLALDEDDFQTVTVENKLGCNVYLKKVEDDSDTINLLPDNDHATLWIPPPRYSDRLNVSDESREPQCYVGIQIVEAKGLPLVDDGNSHQYFCALRLLVENQEANSQKVFPQSARTKCVKPVTDKVNDFDEGTAKWNELFLFEFPRKGVAMLEVEVTNLAAKAGKGEVVGACLISVGQSMGMLKKVASVKMLHQTPDVQSITSYPLRKKGHNFGELHSGSNLLVSTSFIEKSMVADFDNKQGDTNGLDRDMGFWVALGPEGPWDGFRSSLPLSVITRKLKDDFVALEVSMKNGKKHAVFRGLAIVTNDADITLNISTCHASVIYDSSRTNRSNVLVEEIFENQQCQASGWGNDGDSCPLRWSTRDFSFSSKEFFEPPLPPGWKWASTWSVDKSQFVDTDGWAYGPDYQTLKWPPSSPKSGTKKAFDAVRRRRWTRTRQEVDERAMKNQNFLDITICPGDSAVLPWRSTSKDSNQCLQIRPSTDHSEISYAWGRPVSLEKDSSSVDHASLSRQSTMKSANKTQTSPLRLDHLEKKDLLWCCPGSNGGLFWLSVGADASVLQSDLNTPVYDWRVSASAPLRLENRLPCSAEFKIWERLKDGKNIERQVGSVSSRGTVQIYSADIRNQIYIMLTLQCGWVMEKDPVLIFDMATATHVSSFWMLHQQRKRRLRVSVERDLGGSTTAPKTIRFFVPYWISNDSSLPLTYRVVETEPIETGEKDFFLGTKSFKRSSSRYASTSMSGGHVDMKRNIQVLEAIEDTSPIPSMLSPQDYVGRGGVMLFSTRNDMYLSPRVGIAVALRNSVNFSPGVSLLELEKKQRVDVRALGSDGTYYKLSAALQMTSDRTKVVHFQPHTMFMNRVGCSVCVQQCDTELLEWLDPTGPPKHFGWQSEVPELIKLRMEGYQWSAPFTVGSEGLMSIWLRSEQGSEHMALSVEVRGGAKTCRYEVILRRCSFSSPYRIENHSFFLPIQFRQVNGSSDSWRSLLPNASASFSWEDLGRERCLELLVDGDDPLSSQKYNIDEIKDHQPIPVAGGPRRNLRVTIIREEKVNVVKISDWMPENETPVPLNRSASSVQQICESNYQLEPPPLVSESEFHFSLDVGELGLSIVDHTPEEILYLSLKTFVLSYATGLGSGISRLKMRMGGIQIDNHLPLTPMPVLFRTQRVAEDSEYTLKISITQQSSGSLDLCIYPYIGFQGPENTAFLVNIHEPIIWRLHGLIQQANISRIFDSETSSVSVDPIIQIGVLNMSEVRFKVTMVMSPTQRPAGVLGFWASLMTALGNTENMPVRVNQRFQENVSMRHSVLVSNVVSNITKDVLSQPLQLLSGVDILGNASSALGHMSKGVAALSMDKKFIQSRQRQDNKGVEDIGDVIRDGGGALAKGIFRGVTGILTKPLEGAKASGVEGFVQGVGKGIIGAAAQPVSGVLDLLSKTTEGANAMRMKIAAAIASEDQLLRRRLPRAIGGDNLLRPYDEYKAKGQAILQLAESGSFLVDMFKVRGKFALTDAYEDHFALPKGRIVMVTHRRVILLQQPSNLIQQKKFNPARDPCSVIWDVAWDNLVTMELTHGKKDHPIAPPSRVLLYLHSKSADTRDQHRIIKCNRDSNQAFEVYSAIELARSTYLPDLSTFSKKSKVTRPYAPTVEHPNLKGGGYIMSPQMPSPVSSYSSLGSLNSD is encoded by the exons GTGCATGTCTCAATTTGTGCAAGTGATTTGACGTTGAAAGTGAAGCTGAATTCGTTGAAGATTATGGATGAACTTCAGAGTTCTCTATATGGACATTCTCAGTATTTCGCTTGTTCAGTTAACATTCATCAGCATCCAAGTAGCAACCCTAATTTAGAACAACTGGGGAAGGACATGCTTGCAGCTGGAGTTGAGGAGGATGATATCCTCAATGATGCAGATGACGACTTCAATGATGCACTGTCCGATTTTATGATTTCACATGACAATGTTGACACTATTGTCCATGAGATGGATTCGCCTAGTTTAAACTTTGTTGCAAACGATGTTTTCTATGAGGCCTTGGGCTCTGATGATTCTGATTTTGTATCTGTCACATTCTTGAGAAGGAGCCCTGGTTCCCCTGATTATGATGGTGTAGATACACAG ATGAGTGTTGAAATGGCAAAGCTGGAATTTTATTGCAACCGACCCACTCTTGTTTCTTTAATGGACTTTGGTGTTGATATGAGCTCCATAAATAGTGGAGCAAGTACTGCAGACATAAAAAATCCGTCAGATGATCCTTTGGGGGAGAAAGATAAGGGAGAAGAATATGAGCATGCACCATCCATTAAGGGACTACTGGGTTATGGAAAAGGTCGGGTTGTTTTCCATTTGAACATGAATGTTGATAGTGTCACTATGTTTCTCAATAAGGAGGATGGTTCTCAACTGGCTATGTTCGTGCAAGAAAATTTCCTTCTGGATTTTAAG GTTCATCCAAGTTCGCTTTCTATTGAGGGTACTTTAGGAAACTTGAGGGTTTGTGACCTATCACTTGGGCCTGATCACTGGTGGGGTTGGCTTTGTGATTTGCGCAACCAGGAAGCTGAATCCCTTGTACAG TTTAGCTTCACTTCTTTCACTGTTGGAGATGATGATTATGAAGGATATGACTTCAGTTTGAGTGGCCGGATCTCTGCTGTTCGTATTGTTTTTCTTTACAGATTCGTCCAGGAG ATAACGGCTTACTTAATGGAACTTGCCCCTCCTCGACCTGAAGAAGCAATAAAACTTGTTGACAAAGTCGCAGGAATCGAGTGGCTGATTCAGAAATATGAGGTTGATGGAGCAGCTGCCATAAAGTTCAACCTTTTGTTGGataatccaattattttagttCCACGAAATTCACTGACCAGAGA TTTCATCCAACTAGATCTTGGCCTTCTGCGGATAAAAAATACGGCCACATGGCATGGATGTCCTGAGAAAGATCCTTCTGCTGTCcatcttgatgttcttgatgCAGAg GTTTTGGGAATAAATATGGCTGTTGGAATTGATGGTTCTATTGGAAAACAAATGATaagagaaggaagagaagTTCACCTTTTTGTTAGGCGCAGTTTAAGAGATGTCTTTCGCAAAGTTCCGACATTTGGTTTGGAAGTTAAA GTTGGTTCATTGCATGCTGTGATGTCTGATAAAGAATATACTGTCATTCTTAATTGTGCCCTCATGAACATGAGTGAACAACCAAATCTTCCTCCTGGTTTCCGCAACAGCAATTCTTCTGCGAAGGACACAATAAAATTGCTGGCTGATAAGGTGAACATGAATAGCCAGGTCCTTTTGTCAAGAACTGTGACCGTAATGACTGTTGAAATGGACTATTTGCTACTAGAGCTGTGCTATGGGGTTGACAAGGAATCGCCTTTGGCTCATGTCATT CTTGAAGGTCTATGGGTATCATACAGGATGACATCCTTATCAGAAGCAGACCTATATGTTACATTACCtaggttttcaattttagatatCCGCCCCAACACGAAGGCTGAAATGAGATTGATGCTTGGTTCGTGCTCTGATGTCACAAAGCAGATGTCTCCTGAACAAAATGTTGATTTACCAAATTCAACAATGTTCTTAATGGATGGAAGATGGCGAGTCTCATCTCAATCATTTGTAGTTCGTGTGCAGCAGCCTCGTGTTCTTGTTGTTCCAGATTTTCTTCTGGCCGTTTGTGAGTTTTTCGTGCCAGCATTGGGCACCATTACGGGCAGGGATGAAATGATGGATCCCAAGAATGATCCAATTTCTAAGAAGAACAACATAGTGCTTTCTGCTCCTTTGTATAAACAAACTGAAGATGTAGTGCAGCTATCCCCAAGTCGACAACTTGTAGTAGATTCTGTCGGGATTGATGAGTACACATATGATGGCTGTGGTAAGACAATACGCCTTGCTAGTGGGAAAGAAGAGAGTGAGTCACAATTTTTCATACATCGGCCTATTATTATCATTGGGCGGGGAAAGCATTTAAAGTTCACCAATGTGAAATTTGAG AATGGCTTGCTTTTGGGGAGGTATACATACATGGGCAATGATAGCTCCTACTCAGTTTCTGCAGAAGATGAGGTTGACATTTCTTATCTGGATGATAACTCTCTGGATAAAAACCGTCaagactcaagtaacttggaaGAATCGTCACAAATCTCCCACACTTCAGGGACAATTCAATCTGAATCTAGTGCAATGCCTAGTCTAAGTTTTGAAGCACAG GTTGTTTCTCCGGAATTCACCTTCTATGACAGCAGTAAGTCATTCCTCGATGATTCTTCACATGGTGAAAAGCTTCTTCGTGCAAAAACTGATGTTAGTTTCAT GTTTGCATCAAAAGAAGATGATAAATGGATAAGATGCGTAGTGAAGGATTTGACTGTAGAGGCTGGTTCCGGGCTTGTTGTACTTGATCCCGTTGATGTGTCTGCGGGATATACTTCAGTgaaagataaaattaacacaTCGATTGCGTGCACAGACATATATGTCCATCTTTCTTTGGGCGTTATTTCCCTTTTACTTAATCTTCAAAATCAAGCATCTGCAGCACTGCAATTCGGGAACACCGATCCCCTCGCCCCTTGTACAAATTTCGACCGAATATGGTCGTCCCCAACAG ACAATGGCTGTCTCAGCAACCTGACATTTTGGAGGCCTAGAGCTCCATCAAACTATGTTATTTTGGGAGATTGTGTCACATCACG GCCAAGTCCTCCTTCACAGTCGGTTCTGGCTGTGAGTAATGCATATGACCGTGTAAGGAAGCCCCTTGGTTTTAAGCTCGTTGCTTCATTTTCAAGCATTCAAGGCCAACAGACTGGTGAAGTCCCCTCAGACATTGACAATGACTGCTctctttggctacctatttcACCTCCTGGTTACTTGGCATTGGGATGTGTTGCACATGTTGGAAGTCAACCACCTCCAAATCACATTGTTCACTGTGTTCGTTCTGATCTAGTTACGTCAACAACAGCTTTTGAATGTTTACTCAATTCTCCTGCCAATCATATATTTGAATCTGGATTTAGCATATGGCGACTAGACAACTGTCTTGGATCATTTTATTCCCATCCATCCACTGTTTGCCCTTCAAAAGACTTTTGCTTTGATCTGAATTATCTTCTCTTGTGTAACTCTAGCCAGCGGCAATCTTCATCAAATGAATCTCTCTTGGattttaatagtaaaaaagaatCAAGCCACCAGTCGAGTAACCATAGTGAAACTTCATCTGGCTGGGATGTTATAAGATCTGTTTCTAAACCAAGTGCATGTTATATATCAACACCAAACTTTGAGCGAATCTGGTGGGATAGGGGTGGCGACATTCGTCGACCATTCTCCATATGGAGACCTGTTCCTCGTCCTGGATATACCATGCTGGGTGACTGCATAACTGAAGG CTTGGAACCTCCTCCACTTGGCATCATTTTCAAAGTTGGTGACCCTGACATTTCTGCAAAGCCCTTACATTTTACAAAAGTTGCTTATATTGGGAAGAGAGGCCCAGAGGAAGTTTTCATCTGGTACCCTGTTGCTCCTGCTGGTTATGTTTCTGTTGGATGTTTAGTAACGCTACATGATGAAGCACCCTCTCTGGAATCTGTTTGTTGCCCAATAATTGATTTGGTTAGTCAAGCTAACATACCTGAGGCGCCTCTATCAAAATCGTCAAGTTCGAAAGCACCTAATTGCTGGAGTATTTGGAAAGTTGAGAATCAT GCCTGCACATTTCTTGCTCGTGCTGACTTTAAAAAACCAAATACCACATTAGCTTTTGCTATTGGTGATCAAATACAGCCAAAGATAAGGGATAATGTGAACGCTGAGATGAAAATAAGATACTTTTCCCTCACTATTCTGGACAGCTTCTGTGGAATG ATGACTCCTTTGTTTGACGCCACAATCACCAACATCAGGCTAGTAATTCAAGGTGGTCTTGATGCAATGAGTGCATGCCTGGTTTCTAATCTTGCCGCATCAACATTCAATGTCCATTTAGAGGCATGGGAGCCATTTGTTGAGCCATTTGAAGGAATATTCAA GCTCGAAACATGTGAAACCAATCTTATCCAACCAATAAGAATAGCCAAAAAATTGCGAGTTTCAGCAGCCAGTATACTGAATGTGAATCTTAGTGCTGCCAATGTCGATACCTTAGCACAAGCCACTGCTTCATGGCGAAAGCAAAGGGAGTTCGAGGAGAAAGCAATGAGATTGTATGAG GAAGCTGCTGGTCCTGATGAATCTGTCAAAAAATCATCCCAGTTGGCTTTGGATGAAGATGATTTTCAGACCGTGACAGTGGAAAATAAACTTGGTTGTAATGTATATCTGAAAAAGGTGGAGGATGATTCTgatacaattaatttattgccTGACAATGATCATGCCACTTTGTGGATACCGCCTCCAAGATATTCCGACAGATTAAATGTTTCGGATGAATCAAGGGAACCTCAGTGCTATGTTGGAATTCAAATAGTTGAAGCAAAG GGTTTACCCCTTGTTGATGATGGAAATAGTCATCAATATTTCTGCGCTTTGCGCTTACTCGTGGAGAATCAGGAAGCTAACTCGCAAAAGGTTTTTCCTCAAAGTGCGAGAACAAAGTGTGTTAAACCAGTAACTGataaagtaaatgattttgatgaaggcACAGCTAAGTGGAATGAACTCTTCCTCTTTGAATTTCCTAGAAAG GGAGTGGCTATGCTGGAGGTGGAAGTGACGAACCTTGCTGCCAAAGCCGGTAAAG GAGAGGTGGTGGGTGCATGTTTAATTTCTGTTGGACAAAGTATGGGCATGCTGAAAAAGGTTGCTTCTGTTAAAATGCTCCATCAAACACCTGATGTTCAGAGTATTACATCATATCCACTACGAAAAAAG gGCCACAATTTCGGGGAATTGCATTCTGGTTCCAACCTTTTGGTTTCCACTTCTTTCATTGAGAAGAGCATGGTTGCTGATTTTGACAATAAACAGGGAGATACAAACGGACTAGACAGAGATATGGGTTTCTGGGTTGCACTTGGCCCAGAAGGTCCATGGGATGGCTTTCGTTCATCACTTCCTCTATCAGTGATTACCAGGAAACTAAAAGATGATTTTGTGGCTTTAGAGGTCTCTATGAAAAATGGGAAGAAGCATGCTGTTTTCAGGGGTCTTGCTATTGTGACAAATGATGCAGATATCACACTGAATATTTCAACATGCCATGCGTCAGTGATTTATGATTCTTCTAGAACTAACCGGAGCAACGTTCTCGTTgaagaaatttttgaaaaccaGCAATGTCAAGCATCTGGTTGGGGTAATGATGGTGACAGTTGTCCATTGCGTTGGAGTACTAGGGatttctcattctcatcaaaa GAGTTCTTTGAACCTCCTCTTCCCCCTGGGTGGAAATGGGCATCAACATGGTCTGTCGACAAATCCCAATTTGTTGATACAGATGGTTGGGCTTATGGGCCTGATTATCAGACTTTAAAATGGCCTCCAAGTTCTCCGAAGTCGGGGACAAAAAAAGCCTTTGATGCTGTTCGTCGAAGAAGATGGACCCGTACAAGGCAAGAGGTTGATGAACGGGCcatgaaaaaccaaaattttcttgatattaCCATATGTCCAGGTGACTCTGCAGTTTTACCATGGAGAAGCACGTCCAAAGATTCGAACCAGTGTCTACAAATTCGTCCATCCACTGATCATTCTGAAATTTCCTATGCTTGGGGCCGTCCAGTATCACTTGAGAAGGATTCATCATCAGTCGATCATGCTTCACTTTCTCGTCAAAGTACCATGAAGTCTGCAAATAAGACCCAAACTTCTCCACTAAGGCTGGATCATTTAGAGAAGAAGGATCTTCTTTGGTGTTGCCCAGGGTCTAATGGTGGATTATTTTGGCTCTCTGTTGGCGCAGATGCATCAGTTCTACAGTCAGATCTTAATACTCCTGTTTATGATTGGAGAGTATCAGCCAGTGCTCCATTAAGGTTGGAGAACAGACTTCCTTGTTCTGCAGAATTCAAAATATGGGAAAGACTAAAAGATGgtaaaaatatagaaagacAGGTTGGTTCTGTATCATCACGAGGAACTGTACAGATATACTCTGCTGACATACGGaaccaaatatatataatgttaaCTCTTCAGTGTGGCTGGGTTATGGAAAAG GACCCTGTTCTTATTTTTGATATGGCAACTGCTACTCATGTTTCATCATTTTGGATGCTTCACCAGCAGAGAAAAAG GAGGTTACGGGTCAGCGTTGAGCGTGACTTGGGGGGGAGTACGACTGCCCCTAAAACAATAAGGTTTTTTGTTCCCTATTGGATAAGTAATGATTCCTCCCTCCCTCTAACATATAGAGTGGTGGAAACTGAACCAATTGAAACTGGGGAGAAGGACTTTTTTTTGGGCACCAAATCTTTTAAAAGATCTTCATCGAGATATGCTTCAACCTCAATGAGTGGGGGACATGTTGATATGAAGAGAAATATCCAAGTATTGGAGGCTATTGAAGATACCAGTCCAATACCAAGTATGCTTTCTCCACAAGACTATGTTGGTCGTGGTGGTGTTATGTTGTTTTCAACACGAAATGATATGTATTTGTCCCCAAGGGTGGGCATAGCCGTTGCGCTTCGAAATTCTGTCAATTTCAGTCCTGGGGTATCACTTCTTGAACTGGAGAAAAAG CAAAGAGTTGATGTGAGGGCACTCGGTTCTGACGGAACTTACTACAAGCTTTCAGCTGCTCTGCAGATGACATCAGACAGAACAAAG GTGGTACATTTTCAGCCACATACAATGTTCATGAACAGAGTTGGGTGTAGTGTATGTGTGCAACAATGCGATACTGAGTTACTGGAATGGCTTGATCCTACTGGACCTCCCAAACATTTTGGATGGCAGTCTGAAGTGCCTGAACTGATTAAG CTGCGAATGGAAGGGTACCAGTGGAGTGCACCATTCACTGTTGGATCTGAAGGTCTTATGTCTATATGGTTGAGAAGTGAACAAGGAAGTGAACACATGGCTCTTTCAGTTGAAGTAAGAGGTGGGGCAAAGACGTGCCGCTATGAAGTTATACTGCGTCGCTGCTCTTTCTCAAGTCCTTACAG GATCGAAAACCACTCTTTCTTTCTACCAATACAATTCCGTCAGGTCAATGGTTCCAGCGACTCTTGGAGATCTTTACTTCCTAATGCTTCTGCTTCTTTTTCATGGGAAGATCTTGGTAGAGAACGATGTTTAGAACTACTGGTAGATGGAGATGATCCCTTGTCATCACAGAAGTACAACATTGATGAGATCAAAGATCATCAGCCCATCCCAGTTGCTGGAGGACCTAGGAGAAATCTAAGAGTAACCATCATCAGGGAAGAGAAGGTAAATGTGGTCAAAATCAGTGACTGGATGCCTGAAAATGAAACACCAGTTCCTCTTAACCGGAGTGCTTCATCGGTACAACAAATATGTGAAAGTAACTATCAGCTTGAGCCACCACCGTTGGTCTCAGAGAGTGAATTTCATTTCAGTCTTGATGTTGGTGAGCTTGGGTTGTCCATTGTTGACCATACACCTGAAGAGATATTATATCTGTCGCTCAAAACGTTTGTGCTGTCATATGCCACTGGACTAGGCTCGGGTATAAGTCG GTTAAAAATGAGAATGGGGGGTATTCAGATAGATAATCACCTGCCTTTGACTCCAATGCCAGTTCTCTTTCGCACACAAAGAGTAGCGGAAGACTCTGAATATACTTTGAAGATTTCAATAACCCAACAATCTAGTGGATCCTTAGATTTGTGCATATATCCGTATATAGGTTTTCAG GGTCCGGAAAATACAGCCTTTCTGGTCAATATTCATGAGCCAATTATCTGGCGCCTTCATGGGCTGATCCAGCAAGCTAATATATCCAGAATCTTTGATTCTGAGACCAGTTCTGTTTCAGTTGATCCCATCATTCAAATTGG TGTCCTGAACATGTCCGAAGTCCGTTTTAAAGTAACCATGGTTATGTCACCAACTCAACGGCCAGCTGGTGTCCTTGGATTTTGGGCTAGCCTTATGACTGCTCTTGGAAATACTGAAAATATGCCG GTCCGGGTAAATCAGAGATTTCAGGAAAATGTTTCGATGAGACACAGTGTTCTAGTCAGTAATGTTGTCTCAAATATCACAAAGGATGTACTAAGTCAGCCACTGCAGCTTCTTTCTGGGGTTGATATTTTGGGAAATGCAAGTAGTGCACTTGGACATATGAGCAAAGGGGTTGCTGCCTTATCAATGGATAAGAAGTTCATACAAAGTCGTCAAAGACAG GATAACAAAGGTGTGGAGGACATTGGCGATGTCATAAGAGATGGTGGTGGGGCTTTAGCTAAAGGCATATTCCGTGGAGTCACTGGCATTTTAACGAAGCCTCTTGAAGGAGCAAAAGCATCTGGTGTTGAAGGCTTTGTACAGGGTGTCGGAAAAGGAATAATAGGTGCTGCAGCGCAACCTGTCAGTGGTGTTTTAGATCTTTTGTCCAAAACTACAGAAGGCGCAAATGCAATGAGAATGAAGATTGCAGCAGCCATTGCTTCTGAAGATCAGCTACTACGCCGAAGACTACCCCGGGCTATTGGTGGTGATAATTTGCTCAGGCCTTATGATGAGTACAAAGCAAAGGGCCAG GCGATACTGCAATTAGCGGAATCTGGATCGTTTTTGGTTGACATGTTCAAGGTCCGTGGGAAATTTGCTTTGACAGACGCCTACGAGGACCACTTTGCACTTCCGAAAGGCAGAATTGTTATGGTCACTCACCGAAGAGTTATACTGCTTCAA CAACCATCCAACCTTATTCAACAGAAAAAATTCAACCCAGCCAGAGATCCATGCTCGGTGATCTGGGACGTGGCATGGGACAACTTAGTGACAATGGAACTGACTCATGGGAAGAAAGATCATCCCATTGCTCCACCATCACGCGTTCTTCTGTATCTGCATAGCAAATCTGCTGACACAAGGGATCAACACCGAATTATAAAGTGCAATCGTGATTCTAATCAAGCATTCGAGGTTTATTCTGCAATCGAGCTAGCAAGATCAACCTACTTGCCAGACCTGTCAACG ttttcaaagAAAAGCAAGGTGACGAGACCCTACGCTCCAACAGTCGAACATCCAAATCTTAAAGGAGGGGGGTACATAATGTCACCACAGATGCCTTCACCCGTATCCTCATATTCATCTCTCGGATCACTGAACAGTGACTGA